A stretch of DNA from Halobacillus litoralis:
GTAGGTGGACATCTTATTATATTGGATTGCCGGACCATAGGCTGTGATTGGTTTAAACGTTGAGCCTGGTTGACGGTTGATTTGAGTGGCCGTATTGAATTGACCTTTTTGGTAGTTTCGGCCTCCGCCAATTGCTCGAATGGCACCTGTTTGTGTGTCTGTGACAGTAACTCCAGCCATTAATTTTTCATCCGGCCACGGGGGTAGGACCCTCATTGCTTAATAGCTGCTGTACTTGTTCCTGTGCTTTAGGATCTAAAGTGGTATAAATTTTCAACCCATCTTTATAGATATCTGAGCCATCCATTTTCTCTTTAATCTCTCGTTCCACTTCATCCAGGAACGCTTGGAATGGTGCTTCTTTTTCAGGTTGTCTCTCGATCAACATGTCTTCGATCTTCACTTGACGTGCTTCTTCTGCTTCAGCTTCTGTAATTTTGCCGTGTTGCACCATCAAACTAAGGACCGTGTTCATTCGATCTTTCGCTAAATCCGGATTTTCAAATGGCATGTAGCCACTAGGCCTTTGCGGGAGACCTGCCAACAAGGCAGCTTCAGGCAATGTAAGCTCACTGAGGTCTTTCTTGCCGAAATAAGTTTCGGCACCTTCAGCCACCCCATAAGCCCCAGCACCATAGTAAATCTTATTGAGATACATTTCTAAAATCTTTTCTTTAGAATATTCCTGATCTAACTTAATAGCCAAATACTGTTCTTGAACTTTACGTTTTATGGTCTTATCTTTCGTCAAAAATGACTCCTTGACAACTTGTTGGGTGATAGTACTGGCTCCTTCAGCACCGAACCCACCAGTAATGTTGGCCAGGACGGCGCCTCCGATCCTTCTAAAGTCTATTCCGATATGATTGTAGAAGCGTACATCTTCTGTAGCTAAAACGGCGTCCTCAAGGACGGAAGGGATGTCGTTGTATGTGATTTTCGTACGTCGTTCATCTCCCGCTAAGTCAGCAAACAAGTCACCGTTTTTGTCGTAAACTTTGGAAGAGAATGGATCGGATAATTTCGATTCATCTAAACTCGGAGCCGTAGCGACATAATAAGCAAATAGTGCTCCAACTCCTAACATCAGAACAACTCCGATGGTTAAGAGGGTCATGAAAATTCTC
This window harbors:
- a CDS encoding transglycosylase domain-containing protein, which produces MANDSQSRTARRNQMKSSKKGKSTSKFKRIFMTLLTIGVVLMLGVGALFAYYVATAPSLDESKLSDPFSSKVYDKNGDLFADLAGDERRTKITYNDIPSVLEDAVLATEDVRFYNHIGIDFRRIGGAVLANITGGFGAEGASTITQQVVKESFLTKDKTIKRKVQEQYLAIKLDQEYSKEKILEMYLNKIYYGAGAYGVAEGAETYFGKKDLSELTLPEAALLAGLPQRPSGYMPFENPDLAKDRMNTVLSLMVQHGKITEAEAEEARQVKIEDMLIERQPEKEAPFQAFLDEVEREIKEKMDGSDIYKDGLKIYTTLDPKAQEQVQQLLSNEGPTPVAG